A window of the Bacteriovorax sp. PP10 genome harbors these coding sequences:
- a CDS encoding MFS transporter, producing MKKSFIIFMSFAVGVMAANIYYAQPILSLLANSLGIRPDAAGLVMTLTQVGYGLGVFFVVPLGDLVENKKLILTMIGITIVAEILLGASQSLVPYFMATILVGLGASAVQVIVPYTTHLYDKSQRGHVIGSLMSGLMLGIMFSRPLASLLTDLVSLHAVFYFSAIMMAIVFWRLSSILPERKPEPTNLKYGQLIWSMKEMLMKTPTLQRRALYQACMFGAFCFFWTTAPMMLVNSAFQFTQKGVAIFALAGLAGAIAAPYAGKLADRGWSKQATFIAFLVGIISFSINHFVVAGSTLWLIVLVISANLLDAGVSAHLVLGQRAIFMIDPKNQSRLNGLYLVIVNMGGAFGSAFGGWAYLHGGWGFSSLLGLVFPLVAMLLFLSEKLVGYKEQH from the coding sequence ATGAAGAAAAGTTTCATTATTTTTATGTCATTCGCTGTCGGTGTAATGGCCGCCAACATTTATTACGCTCAACCCATTTTAAGTCTGTTGGCAAACTCTCTGGGAATCAGACCTGATGCTGCCGGATTAGTGATGACTTTAACTCAGGTTGGATATGGCCTGGGAGTTTTCTTCGTTGTTCCATTGGGAGACCTTGTAGAGAACAAAAAACTGATTTTAACTATGATCGGTATAACGATTGTGGCCGAAATTCTTTTAGGTGCTTCTCAATCATTGGTTCCTTATTTTATGGCGACAATATTAGTAGGTCTTGGAGCTTCTGCTGTTCAGGTAATTGTTCCTTACACAACTCACTTGTATGATAAATCGCAAAGAGGGCACGTCATCGGAAGTTTGATGAGTGGTCTTATGCTGGGGATTATGTTTTCGCGTCCACTTGCAAGTTTACTAACTGATTTAGTTTCTCTTCATGCTGTTTTCTATTTCTCTGCGATCATGATGGCGATTGTCTTCTGGAGACTTTCATCAATACTGCCTGAGAGAAAACCAGAGCCAACAAATTTAAAATACGGTCAACTTATCTGGTCGATGAAAGAAATGCTGATGAAGACGCCCACTCTTCAAAGAAGAGCGCTTTATCAGGCCTGTATGTTTGGAGCATTTTGCTTTTTCTGGACAACCGCTCCGATGATGCTGGTGAATTCTGCATTCCAGTTCACGCAAAAAGGTGTTGCGATTTTCGCACTTGCTGGTCTTGCGGGAGCGATTGCAGCTCCTTACGCAGGAAAGCTTGCTGATAGAGGTTGGAGTAAACAGGCAACGTTTATTGCCTTTTTAGTTGGGATCATTTCTTTTTCAATTAACCATTTTGTTGTGGCCGGAAGTACTCTTTGGTTAATCGTGTTAGTGATCTCGGCAAACCTTTTAGATGCCGGAGTTTCAGCGCATCTTGTTTTAGGTCAACGAGCAATCTTTATGATCGATCCAAAAAACCAAAGCAGACTCAATGGACTTTATCTAGTTATCGTCAATATGGGGGGAGCTTTTGGTTCAGCGTTTGGTGGATGGGCCTATCTTCACGGTGGATGGGGGTTTTCAAGTTTACTTGGGCTGGTATTCCCATTGGTCGCCATGCTTTTATTTTTATCTGAAAAACTTGTCGGCTACAAAGAACAACACTAA
- a CDS encoding MarR family winged helix-turn-helix transcriptional regulator, whose translation MKTKDTGPIYKEDIHPALKDAFGYRLLHVALKYRRALIEILEEFDLAPPQLGILRILATSDMLTQALLGQELGHDKVTIVRMIDGLENLGFVNRIEGKKDKRQRLIQITKSGREVLAIVKKKNITREKNFLSPLSDSEAETLKKLIMKL comes from the coding sequence ATGAAAACGAAAGACACTGGACCCATTTATAAAGAAGACATCCACCCGGCATTAAAAGATGCTTTCGGGTATAGACTTCTACATGTGGCCTTAAAATACCGAAGAGCACTGATAGAAATCCTGGAAGAGTTTGATCTGGCGCCACCTCAGTTAGGAATTTTACGTATTCTGGCCACTTCAGACATGTTAACTCAGGCGTTATTAGGTCAGGAGCTTGGACACGATAAAGTCACAATCGTTCGTATGATCGACGGACTGGAAAATCTGGGTTTTGTGAATAGGATTGAAGGCAAAAAAGATAAAAGACAAAGACTTATTCAGATCACAAAATCGGGCAGGGAAGTTCTGGCGATTGTGAAAAAGAAAAATATCACTCGCGAGAAAAACTTTCTCTCACCTTTAAGTGATAGTGAAGCAGAAACCCTTAAAAAATTAATTATGAAATTGTAA
- a CDS encoding ABC transporter ATP-binding protein gives MTPDSGNLLEIRNLNVTFMSGGNVVKAVKNLNLNIPYGKTMGLVGESGSGKSVTSLAIMRLLPDHKGITVTGEILYKGQNLLKLSLKEMRAIRGNKISMIFQEPMTSLNPVYTVGDQIDETILLHQKISKAEARKRTIELLTEVGIPDPAAKANTYPHEMSGGQKQRVMIAMAMACEPELLICDEPTTALDVTIQQQVLDLMMELQKKHKMSMLFITHDLSVIADIADDVAVMFRGDKVEEQSCKGLFENPQHAYTKGLLACRPKIDKNPKRLPTVETILKDEDAFYKALVDYKVPRIISEEKNPVILELKNLEKYYPIKGGIFGTKITEFKAVDGVSIKVRKGTTFGLVGESGCGKTTLGRTILRLIEPTAGEILYHGENIVNKNPEEMRALRRKMQIIFQDPFSSLNPRMTIGDIVTEPLVIHGIGKNKKEQLQMAAQLLEKVGLNGDALSRYPHEFSGGQRQRICIARALTLNPEFLICDESVSALDVSVQAQVLNLLQDLQDDLGLTYIFISHDLSVVKYISDEIAVMNAGKIVEIADPDTIYNHPANAYTKRLIDAIPKGRPSLI, from the coding sequence ATGACTCCTGATTCTGGAAATCTTCTCGAAATTAGAAATCTCAATGTCACTTTCATGTCTGGTGGCAATGTAGTTAAGGCCGTAAAAAATCTTAACTTAAATATCCCTTATGGGAAAACGATGGGCCTCGTTGGTGAATCTGGTTCTGGAAAATCTGTAACATCTCTTGCAATCATGAGACTGCTTCCAGATCACAAAGGAATTACTGTTACTGGTGAGATTTTATATAAAGGGCAAAACCTTTTAAAACTAAGTCTTAAAGAAATGAGAGCGATTCGTGGAAATAAAATCTCAATGATTTTCCAGGAACCGATGACAAGTTTAAATCCTGTGTACACTGTTGGAGATCAAATCGATGAAACGATTTTACTTCACCAGAAAATTTCTAAAGCAGAAGCAAGAAAAAGAACAATTGAACTTTTAACAGAAGTAGGGATCCCGGATCCAGCTGCTAAAGCAAACACATACCCACACGAAATGTCTGGTGGGCAAAAGCAAAGAGTCATGATCGCAATGGCGATGGCATGTGAGCCTGAGCTTTTAATTTGCGATGAACCAACGACTGCGCTTGATGTAACGATTCAACAACAGGTTTTAGACCTGATGATGGAACTTCAGAAAAAACATAAAATGAGCATGCTATTCATCACTCACGATCTTTCAGTTATTGCTGATATCGCTGACGATGTAGCGGTAATGTTCAGAGGTGATAAAGTTGAAGAGCAAAGCTGCAAAGGACTATTTGAAAATCCTCAGCATGCTTACACAAAAGGTCTTCTTGCTTGTCGCCCGAAAATTGATAAGAACCCAAAACGTCTTCCAACTGTTGAAACAATTTTAAAAGATGAAGACGCTTTCTACAAGGCACTTGTTGATTATAAAGTTCCTCGCATTATCAGCGAAGAAAAAAATCCAGTAATTCTCGAGCTTAAAAATCTTGAAAAATACTACCCGATCAAAGGTGGAATTTTCGGAACAAAAATCACAGAGTTCAAAGCTGTTGATGGTGTGTCGATTAAAGTAAGAAAAGGGACTACGTTTGGTTTAGTAGGAGAGTCTGGATGTGGAAAGACAACTTTAGGAAGAACTATCCTAAGGCTGATTGAACCAACTGCAGGTGAGATCCTTTACCACGGTGAAAATATCGTGAATAAAAATCCGGAAGAGATGAGAGCCCTTAGACGTAAAATGCAGATCATTTTCCAGGATCCGTTCTCAAGCTTAAACCCAAGAATGACAATCGGAGACATCGTTACTGAGCCTCTGGTTATTCACGGAATTGGTAAAAATAAAAAAGAGCAACTTCAAATGGCCGCACAACTTTTAGAAAAAGTTGGTCTGAATGGAGACGCTTTAAGCAGATACCCACACGAGTTCTCAGGTGGACAAAGACAACGTATTTGTATCGCAAGAGCACTTACGCTTAACCCTGAATTCTTGATTTGTGATGAATCAGTTTCAGCTCTGGATGTTTCAGTTCAGGCACAGGTTTTAAATTTACTTCAGGATCTTCAAGATGATCTTGGATTAACTTATATTTTTATTTCACATGACCTTTCAGTTGTTAAATACATCTCTGATGAGATCGCTGTTATGAACGCTGGAAAGATTGTGGAGATTGCAGACCCTGACACGATTTATAATCATCCTGCTAATGCATACACAAAACGATTAATCGATGCGATTCCTAAGGGGCGTCCAAGTTTAATCTAA
- a CDS encoding DMT family transporter, whose protein sequence is MHWIYLVLAIVAEVVGTACLKSSNGFQNILPSIGVVVGYGLTIVMLSISVKSIPMGTAYAIWSGVGTVGAVCVGYLVFSEKLHISHVVGMACIILGSIILKFAEMPKA, encoded by the coding sequence ATGCACTGGATCTATCTAGTCCTGGCCATCGTGGCCGAAGTCGTGGGAACTGCCTGTTTAAAGAGTTCAAACGGTTTTCAAAACATTCTTCCAAGCATTGGCGTGGTAGTAGGTTATGGTCTGACGATTGTCATGCTCTCAATCTCTGTGAAGTCTATTCCCATGGGAACGGCCTACGCTATCTGGTCAGGTGTCGGAACTGTTGGTGCTGTCTGTGTAGGGTATCTGGTTTTTTCTGAAAAACTTCACATCTCTCACGTGGTAGGAATGGCCTGTATTATCCTTGGCTCAATCATTCTCAAATTTGCCGAAATGCCGAAGGCCTAA
- a CDS encoding RCC1 domain-containing protein, giving the protein MKRLMIINKKNITHFFCLLVILMTLTSCNNIFIKAKALLVVNDNPTTTTPSDNTTTTSALMLSALKEGYCFVKSDNEQYCWGSLFTNQPVNHAPNLKTAYQPLVGKTITNIISSYDGGLKCTIPGDGIPACWGSNYYGQIGNGERGDDAALVPTSPDFTGVLSGKTVKEIVIGNSSTCVIASDDQVYCWGENGYGQLGNGSTTDSNTPVAVSTAGVLNGKTIKTLKSAADTTCVIASDDKLYCWGYGRFGALANGSTANSTIPIAVAGGALGAKTIKKLDMSGNTTCVIASDDKMYCWGYGVYGTLGNGASSNSSSTVAVDFTGVLSGKIITQVHMAGLFTCVLADDARVYCWGYDGDGALGNGSTSDTNVPVAVNTAGVLSGKSITKIAGTNSLMCALTSDNQVACWGYGYRGGLGNGSMAGNSSLPVSIDTSGDINGKTITNLTSSKDNICALTSDGLAYCWGEGFFGNKISGNKVSVPTSPDMTGALSGKTILELGPGAYASCALASDHQIYCWGDGGGGELGNGTDTFTNYPVSLKTTDSSDELILDAKYLTYIEDTVCAQRSDGELFCGTTGKSLNFVHDFGSEEIVDLKLQEGNVAFKCALTDSGNLYCWGEGRDGALGNGTSDDSGVPQLIKMSGALLGKTIKSFEVGKNFVCAIASDDLAYCWGNGSSGHLGGNTGADSLEPIPVDRTGVLSGKKINSLTIYSETVCAIADDLKAYCWGRGFDGQLGDGVTPVSDVPVAVSTAGVLNNKTIKKISIMDTMVCAIANDDLMYCWGDNTSGQLGDGTTNFAPVPVAVDMSGVLSGKTIKTFSGNSYSTCAIASDDKVYCWGFGSDGSLGDGNSADSLIPVAVNSAGALSGKKIVDIKSSYASFCAMDDNEEVYCWGDGSTGEVGNGLNSFTPLPIKLNL; this is encoded by the coding sequence ATGAAGAGATTAATGATTATAAATAAAAAGAATATTACACATTTTTTCTGCCTGCTTGTCATACTTATGACTCTTACGAGTTGTAATAATATTTTTATAAAAGCAAAAGCACTTCTCGTTGTGAACGATAATCCTACTACAACAACACCAAGTGATAATACGACGACGACATCGGCTTTAATGCTTTCAGCATTAAAAGAGGGGTATTGTTTTGTAAAAAGCGATAATGAACAATACTGCTGGGGAAGTCTTTTTACTAATCAACCAGTCAATCATGCACCCAATTTAAAAACGGCCTATCAACCTTTAGTCGGTAAGACGATTACAAATATTATTTCATCATATGATGGTGGATTGAAATGTACGATCCCTGGTGATGGAATCCCTGCGTGTTGGGGTTCTAATTATTATGGGCAAATTGGAAACGGTGAAAGAGGTGATGATGCAGCACTTGTTCCAACATCTCCAGATTTTACCGGCGTTTTAAGTGGTAAAACCGTCAAGGAAATAGTTATTGGTAATTCTTCAACTTGCGTGATCGCCTCAGATGATCAGGTTTATTGCTGGGGAGAAAATGGATATGGGCAGCTTGGTAATGGATCAACAACTGATTCCAATACGCCTGTCGCTGTTTCAACTGCAGGTGTATTGAATGGAAAGACGATCAAGACACTTAAATCGGCCGCAGACACAACTTGTGTAATCGCTTCAGATGATAAACTTTACTGCTGGGGATACGGACGCTTTGGGGCGCTGGCAAATGGAAGTACTGCCAACTCGACAATTCCTATTGCCGTTGCAGGTGGTGCGCTTGGTGCAAAAACTATTAAAAAATTAGATATGTCTGGGAACACCACTTGTGTAATAGCAAGTGATGATAAAATGTATTGTTGGGGTTATGGAGTTTATGGAACTCTTGGAAATGGTGCAAGTTCAAATTCATCATCAACAGTGGCCGTAGATTTCACAGGAGTCTTGTCGGGAAAAATCATTACTCAAGTTCATATGGCCGGTCTATTTACATGTGTACTTGCTGATGACGCCCGTGTTTATTGCTGGGGGTACGATGGAGACGGGGCCCTTGGTAATGGAAGTACATCAGATACAAATGTACCCGTAGCTGTTAATACGGCCGGTGTTTTAAGTGGGAAGTCTATTACAAAAATTGCCGGAACTAATAGTTTAATGTGTGCCTTAACCAGTGACAATCAAGTTGCATGTTGGGGTTATGGTTATCGCGGAGGTTTGGGGAATGGGAGTATGGCGGGAAATTCGTCATTGCCTGTGTCTATCGATACTTCAGGGGATATCAATGGAAAAACAATTACAAATTTAACGAGTTCAAAAGATAATATTTGCGCCTTAACAAGTGATGGCCTTGCTTATTGTTGGGGAGAAGGATTTTTTGGTAATAAAATTTCCGGTAATAAAGTTTCAGTTCCCACTTCTCCAGATATGACGGGAGCACTAAGTGGAAAAACAATTCTTGAACTTGGTCCAGGTGCCTATGCATCTTGCGCTCTTGCCAGCGATCATCAAATTTATTGCTGGGGAGATGGAGGCGGAGGAGAACTTGGTAATGGAACAGACACCTTTACAAATTATCCGGTGTCATTAAAAACCACAGACTCTTCTGATGAATTAATTTTAGATGCAAAATATTTAACTTACATTGAAGACACAGTTTGTGCTCAAAGAAGTGACGGTGAATTATTTTGTGGAACGACCGGGAAGTCTTTAAATTTTGTCCATGATTTTGGAAGTGAAGAAATCGTAGATTTAAAATTGCAAGAAGGTAATGTTGCTTTCAAATGCGCACTAACTGATTCCGGAAATCTTTATTGTTGGGGAGAAGGAAGGGATGGTGCTCTTGGAAATGGAACCAGCGACGACTCCGGAGTTCCACAGCTCATTAAGATGAGTGGCGCGCTTCTTGGGAAAACAATTAAGAGTTTTGAAGTAGGAAAAAATTTCGTGTGTGCGATTGCCAGTGATGACCTTGCTTATTGTTGGGGAAATGGTTCTTCAGGGCATCTTGGTGGCAATACAGGTGCTGATAGTCTGGAGCCGATTCCCGTTGATAGAACAGGAGTCTTAAGCGGTAAAAAAATAAATTCATTAACAATTTATTCAGAAACAGTATGCGCAATTGCTGATGACCTGAAGGCCTATTGTTGGGGGAGAGGATTTGACGGACAATTAGGTGACGGGGTCACTCCTGTTTCAGATGTTCCAGTGGCCGTGTCTACTGCAGGTGTTTTAAACAATAAAACAATTAAAAAGATCTCAATTATGGATACGATGGTCTGTGCGATTGCCAATGATGATTTGATGTATTGTTGGGGAGATAATACTTCCGGTCAGCTAGGTGATGGCACGACTAATTTTGCACCAGTTCCTGTTGCAGTTGATATGTCAGGAGTCTTGAGCGGTAAAACAATCAAAACTTTTAGTGGTAACAGTTATTCAACATGTGCCATTGCCAGCGATGATAAAGTTTACTGTTGGGGATTTGGATCTGATGGATCTTTAGGAGATGGGAATTCAGCTGATTCACTAATTCCAGTTGCCGTGAATTCAGCAGGCGCCTTGAGCGGAAAGAAAATTGTCGACATTAAATCTTCATATGCCAGCTTCTGTGCAATGGATGATAATGAAGAAGTTTATTGTTGGGGAGACGGATCTACTGGAGAAGTAGGAAATGGTCTCAATAGCTTTACACCACTGCCTATTAAATTAAACTTATAA
- a CDS encoding DUF72 domain-containing protein, with protein MITPMEFGKLADIQNINWTLPEDDSKNASHIHLAGETPSALFFGAPAWGSKHWLGKIYPKKTPTQEFLHYYSRNFTCIELNTTHYRIPDEKTTHEWLSKVPEHFLFCPKLPKDISHARNGLVDKITLEHWLDFLQRMKTNLGPCFIQLSEYFSYQDKMLLFKFLESWPSEFKLTLELRHPSWFQDGVILPALTDYLNRKNIGLVITDVAGRRDVLHSSLSTNWSLIRLIGNNLDPSDELRLSMWAERIKNWQSMGLPETYLFLHQPDDVMTIEFASKALEVFHKAGFSNLPHLQMQTQADLLSIL; from the coding sequence ATGATAACCCCAATGGAATTTGGAAAACTCGCAGACATTCAAAACATCAATTGGACTCTCCCAGAGGACGATTCAAAAAATGCCTCTCACATTCATTTGGCGGGAGAGACTCCTAGTGCCCTTTTTTTTGGCGCTCCGGCATGGGGTTCTAAGCACTGGTTAGGGAAAATCTATCCAAAGAAAACTCCGACTCAGGAATTCCTCCACTACTACTCCAGAAACTTTACTTGTATTGAACTTAATACAACTCACTACAGAATCCCTGATGAGAAGACGACTCATGAATGGCTTTCAAAAGTCCCGGAACATTTTCTTTTTTGTCCCAAACTCCCTAAAGATATCTCTCACGCCAGAAATGGCCTGGTAGATAAAATCACGCTGGAGCATTGGTTGGATTTTCTGCAAAGAATGAAAACAAACCTAGGTCCGTGTTTTATTCAGTTGAGTGAGTATTTTTCTTATCAGGATAAAATGCTGCTTTTTAAGTTTTTAGAAAGCTGGCCTTCAGAGTTCAAACTCACTTTAGAGCTTCGTCATCCGAGCTGGTTTCAAGATGGTGTGATTCTTCCGGCGCTGACGGATTATCTTAATAGAAAAAATATTGGACTGGTGATTACTGATGTAGCAGGAAGACGAGACGTCCTTCATTCTTCCCTCTCTACCAATTGGTCTTTAATTAGATTAATTGGAAACAACCTCGACCCAAGTGATGAGCTTAGACTCTCAATGTGGGCCGAAAGAATTAAAAACTGGCAGTCTATGGGGTTGCCTGAAACTTACTTATTTTTGCATCAACCGGATGATGTCATGACCATTGAATTCGCTAGTAAAGCATTAGAGGTCTTCCATAAGGCCGGTTTTTCAAATCTTCCGCATCTACAAATGCAAACACAGGCCGATTTGTTGAGTATTCTCTAA
- a CDS encoding ATP-dependent DNA helicase encodes MRKVNIDVRNFAVPSPLVGSIETHSGFGGSLYSGQDIHKIFQQKKEKENSNYIPEKHLSITFDKKPYEFVISGRADGFITSAPCVIEEIKSSFDVEALYEKLADNFNHPYYWQLRTYGYIHYHQTGEVPLLRLELISARNFKTMSLDVDFNLEEYEIWLERRLDELVRETKIKEKIFDIRVQSAQDMVFPFATPRPGQVELVAAVAENFAESIPLLIEAPTGLGKTAGVLYPALKESLSRGQKVIFVTPKNSQHQVAEAAVSLMQDQGAKIRCLTLTSKAKMCRKAEVICNPQYCEYAKDYYAKLDEHDLVNKVGKMKRLTSRKFIELGEKYQVCPFELSLEGIDRADVVIGDYNYVFSPRSLIGRLSTPLLKPKEKANLVIDEAHNLPSRAQDYFSPSISIGQITYFESQFANLPDKFLDDGVALTQDFIRLIRQYSGESRRITIDPAPFIELGARIREFTGGYLESDVEIKAQDPVLGFSNLAQNFIESLELTGPEFFQTYQKTYNAEILKVTCCDASAQLKECYKEFKNFVAFSATLKPFYYYQQLLGFPENKTKTYEFASPFTEQNRKIMVIPQISTKYRDRNSSAPKICDVIERVLNVKSGNYIALFPSFEFMNMVVGKLNLPDYQILTQPKEMKLPLINTYLHELREGLRPTLLLGVQGGVFSEGVDYPGHMLIGAFVVGPALPNFDFEREQIRVYYEKRYGSEHAFDYAYVFPAMAKAIQSAGRVVRTETDRGVIILIDPRFLEDSYSQTMPAEWFDESPRELVSQKILQDIKDFWETTYET; translated from the coding sequence TTGCGAAAAGTTAATATTGATGTCCGAAATTTTGCCGTTCCATCTCCTCTTGTAGGGAGTATTGAAACGCATTCTGGTTTTGGTGGAAGTCTTTATAGCGGGCAAGATATCCATAAAATATTCCAGCAGAAAAAAGAAAAAGAAAATTCAAACTACATTCCAGAAAAACATTTAAGTATCACCTTCGATAAAAAACCTTATGAGTTTGTGATTTCAGGGCGTGCGGATGGTTTTATCACCAGCGCTCCTTGTGTGATTGAAGAGATTAAATCCAGTTTTGATGTTGAAGCTCTTTATGAAAAGCTTGCCGATAATTTCAATCATCCTTATTACTGGCAACTAAGAACTTACGGGTATATTCATTATCACCAGACAGGAGAGGTCCCGCTTTTAAGGCTGGAGCTTATTTCGGCAAGAAACTTTAAGACCATGAGTCTCGATGTGGATTTTAATCTTGAAGAGTATGAAATATGGCTGGAGCGACGTTTAGATGAATTGGTTCGTGAGACAAAAATCAAAGAAAAGATTTTTGATATAAGAGTTCAGTCTGCACAAGATATGGTTTTTCCTTTTGCAACACCTAGACCCGGGCAAGTTGAGTTGGTTGCGGCAGTTGCAGAGAATTTTGCTGAGTCTATACCTCTGCTGATAGAAGCACCGACCGGCCTTGGAAAAACGGCCGGAGTTTTATATCCTGCTTTAAAAGAATCTCTTTCTCGCGGGCAAAAAGTTATTTTTGTTACACCAAAAAACTCTCAGCATCAGGTGGCCGAAGCGGCCGTAAGTCTTATGCAGGATCAAGGTGCGAAAATCCGCTGCCTCACACTGACTTCAAAAGCGAAGATGTGCAGGAAAGCAGAAGTCATCTGCAATCCTCAGTACTGCGAATACGCCAAAGATTATTATGCCAAATTAGATGAGCATGACCTGGTTAATAAAGTTGGCAAGATGAAGCGCCTTACTTCCCGTAAATTTATTGAGCTGGGAGAAAAGTATCAGGTCTGCCCTTTTGAATTATCATTGGAAGGAATTGATCGTGCCGATGTTGTCATTGGTGATTACAATTATGTTTTTTCTCCGAGAAGTTTAATTGGAAGGCTCTCGACTCCTTTATTAAAACCAAAAGAGAAGGCCAATCTGGTTATTGATGAAGCTCATAACTTACCTTCAAGAGCTCAGGATTATTTTTCACCTTCAATTTCCATCGGACAGATTACTTATTTTGAAAGTCAGTTTGCTAATCTACCAGATAAATTCCTTGATGATGGAGTTGCTCTTACTCAGGACTTTATCCGTCTTATTAGACAGTATTCCGGCGAATCCCGCAGGATTACGATTGATCCAGCTCCTTTCATTGAATTAGGGGCACGTATTCGTGAGTTCACTGGTGGGTATCTCGAATCAGATGTGGAAATTAAGGCGCAAGATCCGGTCTTAGGTTTTTCAAATCTTGCTCAAAATTTTATTGAGTCACTTGAATTAACCGGCCCTGAGTTCTTTCAGACTTATCAGAAAACTTATAATGCTGAAATATTGAAAGTGACGTGTTGTGATGCTTCGGCACAGTTAAAAGAGTGTTATAAAGAATTTAAAAACTTTGTGGCCTTCTCGGCGACACTTAAACCTTTTTATTATTACCAGCAGCTTTTAGGTTTTCCGGAAAATAAAACCAAGACCTATGAATTTGCTTCTCCGTTTACTGAACAGAATCGTAAGATCATGGTCATCCCCCAAATTTCTACCAAGTACCGTGACAGAAACTCGAGTGCTCCTAAGATTTGTGATGTGATTGAGCGTGTTTTAAATGTGAAGTCTGGAAATTATATTGCGCTTTTCCCCAGCTTTGAATTTATGAATATGGTCGTCGGTAAATTGAATCTTCCGGATTATCAAATCCTGACTCAACCAAAAGAGATGAAGCTTCCTCTTATCAATACGTACCTGCATGAATTGCGTGAAGGTTTAAGGCCTACGCTACTTCTTGGAGTGCAAGGTGGAGTTTTCTCCGAAGGTGTCGACTATCCCGGACATATGCTCATTGGTGCTTTTGTTGTGGGGCCTGCTCTTCCTAATTTTGATTTTGAACGCGAACAAATCAGAGTGTATTATGAAAAACGTTATGGCAGTGAACATGCTTTTGATTACGCTTATGTTTTTCCCGCGATGGCCAAAGCGATTCAATCGGCCGGAAGAGTTGTGCGTACAGAAACAGACCGCGGAGTGATCATTCTTATTGATCCACGCTTTCTGGAAGACAGTTATTCACAGACGATGCCTGCTGAATGGTTTGATGAATCACCTCGTGAGTTAGTCTCGCAAAAGATCCTTCAGGATATAAAAGATTTCTGGGAGACTACATATGAAACTTAA
- a CDS encoding ArsR/SmtB family transcription factor — protein MEELFHPKLKDITIEQVLKALGDPVRLAAIKELLEAEGGEKACGTFDYSVTKATFSHHLQILREAGVLNMRLEGARKYISIRTKDLNKRFPGLLEFIASSK, from the coding sequence ATGGAAGAATTATTTCACCCTAAATTAAAAGACATTACAATTGAACAAGTACTCAAAGCACTTGGCGATCCTGTTCGTCTTGCTGCGATCAAGGAATTACTTGAGGCAGAAGGTGGAGAAAAGGCCTGCGGGACTTTTGACTATTCTGTAACTAAGGCAACTTTTTCTCACCACCTGCAAATTCTAAGAGAAGCAGGAGTTTTAAACATGAGGTTAGAAGGGGCCAGGAAATACATTTCTATCAGAACGAAAGATTTGAATAAACGCTTTCCTGGGTTGCTTGAATTTATAGCTTCATCGAAATAA